A region of Dermabacter vaginalis DNA encodes the following proteins:
- a CDS encoding neutral zinc metallopeptidase, whose protein sequence is MTFNPNSEIRSDNTRRRSGGGGMRRGGAIALGGGGLGTLVLVIVMLFLDVDPSMLLGGGQAPAPSSQQQPQQGAVLEECQTGADANENDDCLVQATVESADSLWAGQAEEAGFQFQEPQAVVFTDSVNTGCGPATSATGPFYCPADSTIYVDTSFYEQLSSRFGASSGQLAKAYVVAHEYGHHIQKLDGTMQRIDRSGTGPDSDQVRLELQADCYAGMWAHHAATTVDDEGTTMLEPLTDKDVDDALSAVSAVGDDHIQGEVTGGQVMPDTWTHGSSEQRRNWFVKGYNEGTSKACDTFAVNQP, encoded by the coding sequence ATGACCTTCAACCCCAATTCCGAGATTCGCTCCGATAACACCCGCCGCCGTTCGGGTGGCGGTGGCATGCGCCGCGGAGGGGCGATCGCCCTCGGTGGCGGCGGCCTCGGCACGCTCGTTCTCGTCATCGTGATGCTCTTCCTTGACGTCGACCCGTCAATGCTTCTTGGTGGCGGCCAGGCCCCCGCTCCAAGCTCTCAGCAGCAGCCCCAGCAGGGAGCTGTTCTCGAGGAATGCCAGACCGGTGCCGATGCGAACGAGAACGACGACTGTCTCGTGCAAGCAACCGTTGAATCCGCCGACTCACTGTGGGCCGGCCAGGCCGAGGAGGCCGGGTTCCAGTTCCAAGAGCCACAAGCGGTGGTGTTCACCGACTCGGTCAACACGGGCTGCGGCCCCGCGACCTCCGCGACGGGCCCGTTCTACTGCCCCGCCGATTCCACGATCTACGTGGACACCTCGTTCTATGAGCAGCTCAGTTCACGTTTCGGGGCGAGCAGCGGCCAACTCGCGAAGGCCTACGTCGTGGCACATGAGTACGGGCACCACATCCAGAAGCTTGACGGCACGATGCAGCGCATCGATCGCTCGGGAACAGGCCCCGACTCGGATCAGGTGCGTCTCGAGCTTCAGGCCGACTGCTACGCGGGCATGTGGGCGCACCATGCGGCAACCACGGTTGATGACGAAGGCACGACGATGCTCGAGCCCCTTACCGACAAGGACGTTGACGACGCCCTCAGTGCCGTAAGCGCCGTGGGCGACGACCACATCCAGGGCGAGGTCACGGGCGGCCAGGTCATGCCCGACACGTGGACACACGGTTCCTCCGAGCAGCGCCGGAACTGGTTCGTGAAGGGCTACAACGAGGGAACCTCCAAGGCCTGCGACACGTTCGCCGTGAACCAGCCGTAG
- a CDS encoding SDR family NAD(P)-dependent oxidoreductase, with protein MTLALVTGSTSGLGLEFAWQLAGSGHDLVLVARNEDRLAAVAAQIEAVSGVRVNILPADISVQADVERVARRLLDPVDPIGLLVNNTGHSVRASFLEGEIEEFLEEVDFDVRATLILAHAAATAMTRKGSGAILNVSSMAGFTATNLSAAAKSWVVIFTEYLAQELEGTGVSATVLIPGFVHTESHHNAAVNMDGAPRVTWLKAPFVVQHALKDVSAGEVVSIPSLAYNSEALEKATPKAIRRALQSEPIAQAMNRVRVHKVERAAARRSVVDRLLRKRRD; from the coding sequence ATGACTCTCGCGCTCGTCACCGGCTCAACCTCCGGCCTCGGCCTCGAATTTGCGTGGCAGCTCGCCGGCAGCGGTCACGACCTCGTGCTCGTGGCCCGAAATGAAGATCGCCTCGCCGCCGTCGCCGCCCAGATTGAGGCGGTGTCCGGCGTACGCGTGAACATCCTTCCGGCGGATATCTCCGTTCAGGCCGATGTTGAGCGTGTGGCGCGCCGCTTGCTTGATCCCGTGGACCCCATCGGCCTGCTCGTGAATAACACGGGGCACTCGGTGCGCGCGTCCTTTCTGGAGGGGGAAATCGAGGAGTTTCTCGAAGAGGTCGATTTTGATGTGCGCGCGACCTTAATCCTCGCGCACGCTGCGGCAACAGCAATGACGCGCAAGGGGTCCGGCGCAATCCTTAACGTGTCGTCGATGGCGGGTTTTACCGCCACAAACCTCTCGGCGGCGGCGAAGAGCTGGGTGGTCATTTTCACGGAGTATCTCGCCCAAGAACTCGAAGGGACGGGCGTGAGCGCGACCGTGCTGATTCCCGGGTTTGTGCACACGGAAAGTCACCACAACGCCGCCGTCAATATGGATGGTGCGCCGCGCGTGACGTGGCTCAAGGCGCCATTCGTGGTGCAGCACGCTCTCAAGGATGTTTCGGCGGGTGAGGTTGTCTCGATTCCGTCGCTCGCCTACAACTCTGAGGCCCTTGAAAAGGCAACGCCGAAGGCAATTAGGCGTGCCCTCCAAAGTGAGCCGATTGCGCAAGCGATGAACAGGGTGCGCGTCCATAAAGTGGAGCGAGCGGCCGCGCGTAGGTCGGTCGTCGATCGGTTGCTGCGCAAGCGTCGGGACTAA
- a CDS encoding exodeoxyribonuclease III has product MRIATWNINSLRARMPRLLEVIDRRDIDVIALQEIKAKPEQLNLSGLTERGFEVAAHGLNQWNGVAIASRVGLREVRRELPSLPTWGEGADAVVEARAIGAVVGEAARDSKPLELWSLYIPNGRELDHPHYPYKLAWLEALRKYGAARLTPTGPGEDSGERSATLFAGDFNVAPTDADVWDIAAFEGKTHVSAPEREAIAAIEKAGYTDLTRDWLDAPGTFTYWDYKGLKFAKKQGMRIDFLFGSPAVHEATTGAMIDLAERAEKSTSDHAPVIVDVHL; this is encoded by the coding sequence ATGCGAATCGCCACCTGGAACATCAACTCTCTTCGCGCGCGCATGCCGAGGCTTCTCGAGGTCATTGATCGCCGCGATATCGACGTCATCGCACTCCAGGAGATCAAAGCCAAACCCGAGCAGCTTAACCTCAGCGGCCTCACCGAGCGCGGCTTCGAGGTTGCCGCCCACGGCCTGAACCAGTGGAACGGCGTGGCCATCGCCTCACGCGTAGGCCTTCGCGAGGTGCGCCGCGAGCTCCCTTCCCTTCCCACGTGGGGCGAGGGAGCCGATGCCGTGGTGGAAGCACGTGCGATCGGCGCTGTCGTGGGCGAGGCCGCCCGCGATTCGAAGCCTCTCGAGCTGTGGAGCCTCTATATTCCGAACGGACGCGAACTCGACCATCCGCACTACCCCTACAAGCTCGCGTGGCTCGAGGCTCTTCGAAAGTACGGCGCGGCGCGTCTCACCCCGACCGGGCCCGGCGAAGATTCCGGAGAACGTTCGGCGACGCTCTTCGCTGGCGACTTCAACGTTGCCCCAACCGATGCCGACGTGTGGGACATCGCGGCGTTCGAAGGCAAAACCCACGTGAGTGCCCCCGAACGCGAGGCAATTGCCGCGATCGAAAAGGCCGGCTACACCGACCTCACGCGCGACTGGCTCGACGCCCCGGGCACCTTCACCTACTGGGATTACAAGGGGCTCAAGTTTGCGAAAAAGCAGGGAATGCGCATCGATTTCCTCTTCGGCTCGCCCGCCGTGCACGAGGCTACGACCGGGGCAATGATCGATCTCGCCGAACGTGCGGAAAAGTCGACGAGCGATCACGCGCCCGTGATCGTCGACGTGCACCTCTAG
- a CDS encoding tetratricopeptide repeat protein: protein MQEAALMRAKQPSEGPLRAPSVPGGESGWHIDPITLRPVIDDLEAFEREFAHDYAREVIRALWSGDPVTARERCEVMLAERPSSVRLRAILADCRRDLGETDQAIADYRVLLEECRGTAWESVLHQHLGKALFTAGHYDLALTAFAQAYELRVFTGAHPSLIDSSMVAMSRTQHMLEIQHRARRRH from the coding sequence ATGCAGGAAGCAGCGCTCATGCGCGCTAAGCAGCCCTCCGAGGGGCCGCTCAGGGCCCCCTCTGTTCCCGGTGGGGAATCAGGCTGGCATATCGACCCCATAACGCTGCGCCCCGTGATCGACGACCTCGAAGCCTTCGAGCGAGAATTCGCCCACGACTATGCGCGAGAGGTGATTCGGGCCTTGTGGAGCGGTGACCCCGTGACGGCTCGCGAGCGCTGCGAAGTCATGCTCGCTGAGCGCCCTTCATCGGTACGTTTGCGGGCGATCCTCGCCGATTGTCGCAGAGACCTCGGCGAAACCGATCAGGCGATTGCCGACTACCGCGTGCTGCTCGAAGAATGCCGCGGCACCGCCTGGGAGTCCGTTCTTCACCAGCATCTCGGCAAAGCGCTCTTCACGGCCGGCCACTATGACCTCGCCTTGACGGCCTTCGCGCAGGCTTACGAGCTGCGCGTTTTTACGGGCGCACACCCGAGCCTCATTGACTCGAGCATGGTCGCGATGTCTCGCACGCAGCACATGCTTGAGATTCAGCACCGCGCGCGGCGGCGTCACTAA
- a CDS encoding TadA family conjugal transfer-associated ATPase: MILTDELLARVHESLREEPGTIDARRISRIAQAHGLILDRAGLLELTDQVRHHLEGLGPLHTLAAEGVSDILVNPDGSVWVDSAHGLERTDLTLTASEARALATRLASLGNRRLDDAMPWADAQLPGNLRFHGMLPPLSAGGASISLRRAAALPFSLKALEASGTLTPSGRALVEAIIHARLSFLVSGGTGSGKTTLLGAMLGAVDPRERVIIVEDATELRPAHPHVVHLQARHANAEGMGEINLATLIRQCLRMRPDRIVVGECRGEDIRELLQALNTGHEGGCGTLHANTAADVPARLEALGALAGLDPLALASQALSAITVVLHMHRSLDGRALSTIAILQRGGDGRLECVPAVSFGARERRFPAFDALEARLAHGGAL, encoded by the coding sequence ATGATCCTCACCGACGAACTCCTCGCTCGCGTGCACGAATCACTGCGGGAGGAGCCAGGCACGATCGATGCCCGCCGCATTTCACGCATCGCCCAGGCCCACGGTCTCATCCTCGATCGCGCGGGACTTCTCGAGCTCACCGATCAGGTGCGCCATCACCTCGAAGGCCTCGGGCCCCTGCATACCCTCGCCGCGGAGGGAGTGAGCGACATTCTCGTCAATCCCGATGGCAGCGTGTGGGTGGATTCAGCTCACGGTCTCGAGCGCACTGATCTCACGCTCACCGCGAGCGAGGCGCGTGCTCTCGCGACCCGACTTGCCTCGCTCGGGAACCGCCGCCTCGACGACGCGATGCCGTGGGCCGATGCGCAGCTTCCCGGCAACCTCCGCTTCCACGGTATGCTCCCCCCGCTTTCGGCGGGCGGTGCGAGCATAAGCCTGAGGCGCGCCGCCGCTCTCCCCTTCTCACTGAAGGCCCTCGAAGCCTCGGGCACACTCACGCCGTCCGGGCGGGCACTGGTTGAGGCAATTATCCACGCACGTCTCTCCTTTCTTGTGAGCGGCGGCACCGGTAGCGGGAAAACGACTCTGCTCGGGGCGATGCTCGGTGCCGTGGATCCCCGCGAACGGGTCATCATCGTGGAAGACGCCACCGAACTGCGACCCGCGCACCCGCACGTGGTTCACCTTCAGGCGCGTCACGCGAATGCCGAGGGCATGGGCGAGATTAACCTCGCGACCTTGATCCGGCAGTGTCTGAGAATGCGCCCCGACCGCATTGTCGTGGGCGAATGCCGTGGAGAGGACATCCGCGAGCTCCTCCAGGCACTCAACACGGGGCACGAGGGCGGGTGCGGAACCCTTCACGCGAATACCGCAGCAGATGTTCCCGCGAGGCTCGAGGCCCTCGGGGCTCTCGCCGGACTCGATCCGCTCGCGCTCGCCTCACAGGCTCTTTCGGCGATCACTGTCGTGTTACACATGCACCGTTCACTCGACGGTCGTGCGCTTTCCACGATTGCCATTCTGCAA